Proteins found in one Sediminispirochaeta bajacaliforniensis DSM 16054 genomic segment:
- a CDS encoding integrase core domain-containing protein codes for MVFDFFLIYLDNLTVHIVLFLTWFWSYLINRQIEDFLFIKIRICARYCTSSIYLKSYESVRELKTGLTRYFQFYNSRRFHQGLDYRTPEEMYISFHEKELKAAA; via the coding sequence ATGGTTTTTGACTTCTTCCTCATTTATCTCGATAATCTTACTGTTCATATAGTCCTCTTTCTGACTTGGTTTTGGTCGTACTTAATCAATCGTCAGATTGAGGACTTTCTTTTTATCAAAATTAGAATTTGCGCAAGATATTGTACGTCATCTATTTACTTGAAGTCCTATGAATCAGTGCGAGAACTGAAAACCGGACTTACCCGGTACTTTCAATTCTACAACAGCCGAAGATTTCATCAGGGCCTGGATTATAGGACTCCGGAAGAGATGTATATATCATTCCATGAAAAGGAGCTTAAAGCTGCTGCATAG